One Solea senegalensis isolate Sse05_10M linkage group LG21, IFAPA_SoseM_1, whole genome shotgun sequence DNA segment encodes these proteins:
- the rph3aa gene encoding rabphilin-3A: MMNRIGVPSGQELTDEEKELINSVLARAAMMEVMEQERIDRLSNRLDDIKKTALGDGQSHCLLCGASFGPQGVTAVLCVQCNKYMCSKCGIWSNSRTCPMWLCRICNEHQELHKRSGAWFFKGREQQGLPAPLPLSTPPQSSSEVCSAPSANPDRPRQPTTRYHPRQLQQQQQQQQQQQQQQSCGSEQWEQTPRTTADGCNEGQTRPAAVMKTDAHVSASKPLGPNAQWAPLPSDVVNTHSEREDTVSPPVVEPGISASIWSHLPAARTSAPDAAANSLVSPRTTPDPREEEDDDYDSDDATTLGSLEFSLLYEQQNHTLHCCIIKAKGLKPMDSNGLADPYVKLHLLPGASKSNKLRTKTLKHTLNPVWNETLIYHGITDDEMSRKSLRLSVSDEDTFGHNEFIGETRVALKKLTFNQKKNFSVCLERVIPVKKAVGGSARGMALYEDDLNEGEDSGERGRILVSLTYSSQQGRLIVGVVRCAHLAAMDSNGYSDPFVKVYLKPDMGKKAKNKTQTKKKTLNPEFNEEFSYEIKHADLAKKTLEISVWDYDMGKSNDFIGGCQLGIQAKGECLKHWYECLKNKDKKIECWHILLNDSSVHFED, from the exons ATGATGAACAGGATAGGCGTCCCCTCGGGGCAGGAGCTCACGGATGAAGAAAAAGAGCTCATCAACAGCGTTCTGGCTCGAGCAGCCATGATGGAGGTCATGGAACAAGAGAGGATTGA ccGTCTCTCCAATCGCTTGGATGATATCAAGAAGACAGCCCTTGGTGATGGTCAGTCACACTGTCTGCTGTGTGGGGCGTCGTTCGGACCACAGGGAGTCACAGCTGttctctgtgtgcagtgcaacaag TACATGTGTAGCAAATGTGGGATCTGGAGCAACAGCAGGACTTGCCCCATGTGGCTGTGCAGAATCTGCAATGAACATCAAGAG ctaCACAAACGTTCAGGCGCGTGGTTCTTTAAGGGCAGAGAGCAGCAGGGGTTGCCTGCCCCCCTCCCCCTGTCCACACCTCCACAGTCCAGCTCTGAGGTTTGTTCTGCTCCTTCAGCAAACCCTGACAGACCACGGCAACCGACCACACGTTATCATCCAAGAC agctgcagcagcagcagcagcagcagcagcagcagcagcagcagcagtcctgTGGATCAGAACAATGGGAGCAGACGCCAAGAACAACAGCTGACGGCTGTAATGAGGGTCAGACACGTCCAGCAGCTGTAATGAAGACAGACGCACATGTGTCTGCCTCCAAACCACTGGGTCCAAACGCACAGTGGGCCCCCTTGCCCTCAG ATGTGGTGAACACACATTCAGAGAGGGAAGACACGGTGTCGCCTCCTGTGGTGGAACCTGGTATCTCTGCTTCCATTTGGTCTCATCTTCCCGCAGCCAGGACCTCTGCACCTGACGCAGCTGCCAACAGTCTTGTATCCCCGAGAACAACACCTGATCcaagagaggaagaagacgatGACTACGACTCAGACGACGCCA CTACTCTGGGATCTCTGGAGTTCAGTCTTCTTTACGAACAGCAGAACCACACCCTACACTGCTGCATCATTAAAGCCAAG GGTTTGAAGCCCATGGACTCAAATGGACTTGCTGACCCATATGTGAAGCTGCACTTGTTACCTGGAGCCAGTAAG TCGAACAAGCTTCGCACCAAGACTCTGAAACACACTCTGAATCCTGTGTGGAATGAGACACTGATCTACCACGGCATCACCGACGATGAAATGTCGCGCAAAAGTCTTCG CCTGTctgtgagtgatgaggacacgTTTGGACACAATGAATTCATAGGAGAGACACGAGTCGCTCTGAAGAAACTGACGTTCAACCAGAAGAAgaacttcagtgtgtgtttggagagaGTCATCCCG GTGAAGAAGGCTGTCGGAGGCTCGGCCCGTGGCATGGCTCTCTATGAGGATGAT CTGAATGAAGGTGAGGATTCTGGGGAAAGAGGTCGTATCCTGGTGTCGCTGACGTACAGCAGTCAGCAGGGTCGTCTCATAGTGGGCGTGGTCCGCTGTGCTCACCTGGCTGCCATGGACTCCAACGGTTACTCGGATCCCTTCGTCAAAGT ATATCTGAAGCCAGACATGGGAAAGAAAGCgaaaaacaagacacagacaaaaaagaagaccCTCAATCCAGAGTTTAATGAG GAGTTCAgctatgaaataaaacatgctgACCTCGCCAAGAAAACCCTGGAAATCTCAGTCTGGGACTATGACATGGGCAAGTCAAATGATTTCATTG GAGGATGTCAGCTGGGCATCCAGGCTAAAGGAGAATGTCTGAAGCACTGGTACGAATGCCTGAAGAACAAAGACAAGAAGATTGAGTGCTGGCATATCCTGCTGAATGACAGCAGTGTTCATTTTGAGGATTAA